The genomic segment GTAACGCAATATGATCACCGCCTATCACTCCTCTAAACCTTAGCACTTCTACAACAGCCGCTCATTCTATATCATATTTTTGCTTATTTATTGCTACTTCTATTTAATAGTTAATTCTTTTTCTGCCATAGCAAGTGCGGCATCTATTACAGCATCCATATCATAGTATTTATATTCTCCAAGGCGACCGCCAAAAATGACTTTGTCTTCTTTTTCAGCCAACTCTTTGTATTGAGAATAAAGCTTGCTATTCTTTTCATCATTTACAGGATAATACGGTTCATCTCCTGGTTTCCACTCAGAACTATATTCACGACTAATAATTGTTTTCGGAATATCATTTCCATCTTCATCTTTACCAAATTCAAACCATTTATGTTCAATGATTCTTGTCCATGGAGTCTCTCGATCCGTGTAATTTACAGCGGCATTACCCTGAAAGTTTGGCTGATCAAGAACTTCATTCTCAAATCCGACCGATCGGTATTCAAGATTACCTAACTTATAATCAAAGTACGCATCAATAGCGCCGGTGTAAACAATCTTTTCTGCCATTGCGTCATACTCAGTCTTATTCTCAAGATAATCCACACCAAGTCTTACTTCGATTCCATCAAGAAGGTTTGCAATCATCTTTGTATACCCACCAACCGGTATACCTTGGTACAAAGCATTGAAGTAGTTATTATCGAAAGTAAGTCTTACCGGAAGT from the Blautia wexlerae DSM 19850 genome contains:
- the glf gene encoding UDP-galactopyranose mutase is translated as MYDYLVVGSGLYGAVFAQQAKAAGKSVLVIDKRPNIAGNVYTEKVEGINFHKYGAHIFHTNNTKVWNYITQFATFNRFTNSPVANYKGELYSMPFNMYTFNKMWGVVTPEEAAAKIEEQKKEITGEPQNLEEQAISLVGRDIYEKLVKGYTEKQWGRDCKELPAFIIKRLPVRLTFDNNYFNALYQGIPVGGYTKMIANLLDGIEVRLGVDYLENKTEYDAMAEKIVYTGAIDAYFDYKLGNLEYRSVGFENEVLDQPNFQGNAAVNYTDRETPWTRIIEHKWFEFGKDEDGNDIPKTIISREYSSEWKPGDEPYYPVNDEKNSKLYSQYKELAEKEDKVIFGGRLGEYKYYDMDAVIDAALAMAEKELTIK